One window of the Anaeromyxobacter dehalogenans 2CP-C genome contains the following:
- the gltE gene encoding adventurous gliding motility TPR repeat lipoprotein GltE yields MTTARTASLLLLLAAAGCAGSRASSPAPASGARPAGLPADAAEALSARAQRLYSEAVQAQEDQRRLKVPTDWAVLERKWRAVLDAGEVAEARHNLGVALEAQGRVDEARAEYQKALAAKPGLRQAAVNLGVLLEKQGDLAGAQSIYAAVVRDFPEDARARERLAAMYRNAGQLDEAWRLAREALLRDPRSVGAYVVMARVSLQRGNLDVAQLILLRAQKLAPSDPELPFLAGEVLAKQGEPEAAAAQWRKALALDDGYLPARRALLDAAVKGRRWPVVAEHAQAMVRADAKNAPAWLALGVAKRHLDKPDEALAAYAKAQEASGDALPEVHLARGVLFMRVKNECEPALEELRAYGRMVGPVAAADSPALKLQRECEQIVAENRRAQEAAKEMQRDAERKAAEAAARKAAAAAPAVAPAAAGAGAGAGKGEPGEPGTGAGGGAAPTSPPNPSR; encoded by the coding sequence GTGACCACCGCGCGCACCGCCTCCCTGCTGCTCCTGCTCGCCGCCGCCGGCTGCGCCGGCTCGCGCGCGAGCTCCCCGGCGCCGGCGTCCGGCGCCCGCCCCGCGGGGCTCCCGGCCGACGCGGCCGAGGCGCTCTCGGCCCGCGCGCAGCGGCTCTACTCCGAGGCCGTCCAGGCCCAGGAGGACCAGCGCCGGCTCAAGGTGCCCACCGACTGGGCGGTCCTCGAGCGCAAGTGGCGCGCGGTCCTCGACGCGGGCGAGGTCGCCGAGGCGCGGCACAACCTGGGCGTCGCGCTCGAGGCGCAGGGGCGCGTGGACGAGGCGCGCGCCGAGTACCAGAAGGCGCTCGCCGCGAAGCCGGGCCTGCGCCAGGCGGCCGTCAACCTGGGCGTGCTGCTCGAGAAGCAGGGCGACCTGGCCGGCGCGCAGTCGATCTACGCGGCGGTGGTGCGCGACTTCCCCGAGGACGCCCGCGCGCGCGAGCGGCTCGCGGCCATGTACCGGAACGCCGGGCAGCTCGACGAGGCGTGGCGGCTGGCCCGCGAGGCGCTGCTGCGCGACCCGCGCTCGGTGGGCGCGTACGTGGTGATGGCGCGGGTCTCCCTGCAGCGCGGCAACCTGGACGTCGCGCAGCTCATCCTGCTGCGCGCGCAGAAGCTCGCGCCCTCCGACCCGGAGCTGCCGTTCCTCGCCGGCGAGGTGCTGGCGAAGCAGGGCGAGCCCGAGGCCGCGGCGGCGCAGTGGCGCAAGGCGCTCGCCCTCGACGACGGCTACCTGCCGGCACGCCGCGCGCTGCTCGACGCGGCCGTGAAGGGGCGCCGCTGGCCGGTGGTGGCGGAGCACGCCCAGGCCATGGTGCGCGCGGACGCCAAGAACGCGCCGGCCTGGCTCGCCCTGGGCGTCGCGAAGCGCCACCTCGACAAGCCGGACGAGGCGCTGGCGGCGTACGCGAAGGCGCAGGAGGCGTCGGGCGACGCGCTGCCCGAGGTGCACCTCGCCCGCGGCGTGCTGTTCATGCGGGTGAAGAACGAGTGCGAGCCGGCCCTGGAGGAGCTCCGCGCCTACGGCCGGATGGTGGGGCCGGTGGCGGCCGCCGACTCGCCGGCGCTCAAGCTCCAGCGCGAGTGCGAGCAGATCGTGGCCGAGAACCGGCGGGCGCAGGAGGCCGCGAAGGAGATGCAACGGGACGCGGAGCGCAAAGCGGCGGAGGCCGCCGCGCGCAAGGCCGCGGCGGCCGCGCCCGCGGTCGCGCCTGCCGCCGCCGGGGCAGGGGCGGGGGCGGGGAAGGGCGAGCCCGGGGAGCCGGGTACCGGTGCGGGCGGAGGTGCCGCTCCCACATCGCCCCCGAACCCGTCACGGTGA
- the gltC gene encoding adventurous gliding motility protein GltC, giving the protein MARATSKILLAVAALAAAPAAEAQLGIDLTAPDKKPAPNATQKRDESLSLPALELGKTAPAAEAKARLDAAKRLLDEKATETAALAFDQILREPALAAAHDEARYQLGKALARMGLLHSALATFDEILAKGPSGSRFYGSSMEWLFYAGNKLKNEQPLLSRVAKHARDAFPPGFEDRFHFLLAKYEFERGRALADAGRADEARGAWGEARRLVSLVREQAGAAAPKGDAPPSEQGDVYAKARFVDGLVLYASGDDVGASEQFKQVVRLTNPKRGRAADPQLRELAFLQLARIHYQNRQNRYAIFYYGKMPWGGESWLEGLWEASYAHYRIGDYEKTLGNLLTLQSPYFKDEYFPESYVLKSIVYYENCRYPEARRVLETFAGLYQPVYDELVKTTGAQRPPAAYYDLLDTGARGGALPRRIMKLAFTDQNVRQLAQSVAEVEDEMDRGIGGRRSEFRQSALAKRLGEQLRAEKVTLVEEAGARTRAKLEWERDQLRSLLAQALRIKIEVSRKEREALEGSLARGSQVEVVKDLKYSSAVSDEHLYWPYEGEFWRDELGTYSYTLTRGCKDRLSRPGTASK; this is encoded by the coding sequence ATGGCGCGCGCCACCTCCAAGATCCTCCTCGCCGTCGCCGCCCTCGCCGCCGCTCCCGCGGCCGAGGCGCAGCTCGGCATCGATCTCACCGCGCCGGACAAGAAGCCGGCGCCCAACGCGACGCAGAAGCGAGACGAGTCGCTCTCGCTCCCCGCGCTCGAGCTCGGCAAGACCGCGCCCGCCGCCGAGGCGAAGGCGCGGCTCGACGCCGCCAAGCGGCTCCTCGACGAGAAGGCCACCGAGACGGCGGCCCTCGCGTTCGACCAGATCCTGCGCGAGCCGGCCCTGGCCGCCGCCCACGACGAGGCGCGGTACCAGCTCGGCAAGGCGCTCGCGCGCATGGGCCTGCTCCACTCGGCGCTCGCCACCTTCGACGAGATCCTGGCGAAGGGGCCGAGCGGCTCGCGCTTCTACGGCTCCTCCATGGAGTGGCTGTTCTACGCGGGCAACAAGCTCAAGAACGAGCAGCCGCTGCTCTCCCGCGTGGCGAAGCACGCCCGCGACGCGTTCCCGCCCGGCTTCGAGGACCGCTTCCACTTCCTGCTCGCCAAGTACGAGTTCGAGCGCGGCCGCGCGCTCGCCGACGCCGGGCGCGCCGACGAGGCGCGGGGCGCCTGGGGCGAGGCGCGCCGGCTGGTGTCGCTGGTGCGCGAGCAGGCCGGCGCCGCGGCGCCGAAGGGCGACGCCCCGCCGAGCGAGCAGGGCGACGTGTACGCGAAGGCGCGGTTCGTGGACGGCCTGGTGCTCTACGCCTCCGGCGACGACGTCGGCGCGTCCGAGCAGTTCAAGCAGGTGGTCCGCCTGACCAACCCGAAGCGCGGGCGGGCGGCCGACCCGCAGCTCCGCGAGCTCGCGTTCCTGCAGCTCGCGCGCATCCACTACCAGAACCGGCAGAACCGCTACGCCATCTTCTACTACGGGAAGATGCCGTGGGGCGGCGAGAGCTGGCTCGAGGGGCTGTGGGAGGCGTCGTACGCCCACTACCGCATCGGCGACTACGAGAAGACGCTCGGCAACCTGCTCACGCTGCAGTCGCCGTACTTCAAGGACGAGTACTTCCCGGAGTCCTACGTCCTGAAGTCCATCGTCTACTACGAGAACTGCCGCTACCCCGAGGCGCGGCGCGTGCTCGAGACGTTCGCCGGGCTGTACCAGCCGGTCTACGACGAGCTCGTGAAGACCACCGGCGCGCAGCGGCCGCCCGCGGCCTACTACGACCTGCTCGACACCGGCGCGCGCGGCGGCGCGCTCCCGCGCCGCATCATGAAGCTCGCGTTCACCGACCAGAACGTCCGCCAGCTCGCCCAGAGCGTCGCGGAGGTCGAGGACGAGATGGACCGCGGCATCGGCGGGCGGCGCTCCGAGTTCCGCCAGTCGGCGCTGGCCAAGCGGCTGGGCGAGCAGCTCCGGGCCGAGAAGGTCACGCTGGTCGAGGAGGCCGGGGCCCGCACCCGCGCCAAGCTCGAGTGGGAGCGCGACCAGCTCCGCTCGCTGCTGGCCCAGGCGCTCCGCATCAAGATCGAGGTCTCGCGCAAGGAGCGCGAGGCGCTGGAGGGCTCGCTGGCGCGCGGCAGCCAGGTCGAGGTGGTGAAGGACCTGAAGTACTCCTCGGCCGTGTCCGACGAGCACCTGTACTGGCCGTACGAGGGCGAGTTCTGGCGCGACGAGCTCGGCACGTACTCGTACACGCTCACCCGCGGCTGCAAGGACCGCCTCTCGCGGCCCGGCACCGCCTCGAAGTAG
- a CDS encoding TIGR02266 family protein — MPENREHARAPIELKVDYKKLNSFFADYTKNISKGGTFIKTRKTLPVGTRFVFRLAVPGRPAAFELNGEVVHASAQGEEAGMGIRFVWSDARLRAEFEGTVERLMSESLGPLLAKRLLRKG; from the coding sequence ATGCCGGAGAACCGCGAGCACGCGCGCGCGCCCATCGAGCTGAAGGTCGACTACAAGAAGCTGAACAGCTTCTTCGCCGACTACACGAAGAACATCTCGAAGGGCGGCACGTTCATCAAGACCCGGAAGACCCTTCCGGTGGGGACGCGCTTCGTGTTCCGGCTCGCCGTGCCGGGGCGCCCGGCCGCGTTCGAGCTGAACGGCGAGGTGGTGCACGCGAGCGCGCAGGGCGAGGAGGCGGGGATGGGCATCCGCTTCGTCTGGTCCGACGCGCGGCTCCGCGCCGAGTTCGAGGGCACGGTGGAGCGCCTGATGTCGGAGAGCCTCGGGCCGCTGCTCGCGAAGCGGCTCCTGAGGAAGGGCTAG
- a CDS encoding DUF192 domain-containing protein, whose protein sequence is MSGARAVALLAAALACASPKAPEPARPAARVIVETAAGASHAVRVEVARDEASRTRGLMERSSLAADAGMLFVFDESDVHTFWMRNTLIPLDMIFVDDAGRVVGVVERAEPLTLSPRDVGVPSRYVLEVNGGWAAAHGVKAGDRVRFENVLY, encoded by the coding sequence GTGAGCGGCGCGCGCGCCGTGGCCCTGCTCGCCGCCGCGCTGGCGTGTGCCTCTCCCAAGGCACCCGAGCCGGCGCGCCCCGCCGCGCGCGTCATCGTCGAGACCGCGGCGGGCGCGAGCCACGCGGTGCGGGTCGAGGTCGCGCGCGACGAGGCCTCACGCACGCGCGGCCTCATGGAGCGCTCGTCGCTCGCCGCGGACGCCGGGATGCTGTTCGTGTTCGACGAGAGCGACGTCCACACGTTCTGGATGCGCAACACGCTCATCCCCCTCGACATGATCTTCGTGGACGACGCCGGCCGCGTGGTCGGCGTGGTGGAGCGGGCCGAGCCGCTCACCCTGTCGCCGCGCGACGTGGGCGTGCCGAGCCGCTACGTGCTCGAGGTGAACGGCGGCTGGGCCGCGGCGCACGGCGTGAAGGCCGGCGACCGCGTGCGCTTCGAGAACGTGCTGTACTGA
- a CDS encoding outer membrane beta-barrel domain-containing protein encodes MTTDGLTIRSLAARALAALALALLLAPLAARAQSKSDAFAGKIPPVSGALFQKAGRLELSLTGNLSLNDAFYAKRWGGLKLGYHPAEWLYVGAAVAAGSSTRTGSAVVCPSNGGCQDAADAQLYQVPGNLKMVTGLEVGWSPVYGKLNVFAERVAHFDLSVIAGADWISYEEVLSATQAEALAVSGGKPGTKSTFGGHVGLGFRVFFAEWIAARLEFKDYIYSVPVPNWQEGGAARDDIQNQLFTEIGLSFFFPFHNRAGH; translated from the coding sequence ATGACGACCGACGGCCTGACGATCCGATCCCTCGCCGCACGGGCGCTCGCCGCGCTCGCGCTGGCGCTCCTGCTGGCGCCGCTCGCGGCGCGGGCGCAGAGCAAGTCCGACGCCTTCGCCGGCAAGATCCCGCCGGTGTCCGGCGCGCTCTTCCAGAAGGCCGGACGCCTCGAGCTCTCCCTCACCGGCAACCTCTCGCTCAACGACGCGTTCTACGCGAAGCGCTGGGGCGGCCTGAAGCTCGGCTATCACCCGGCGGAGTGGCTCTACGTGGGCGCGGCCGTGGCGGCGGGCAGCTCCACCCGGACCGGGTCCGCGGTGGTGTGCCCCTCCAACGGCGGCTGCCAGGACGCCGCCGACGCGCAGCTCTACCAGGTCCCCGGGAACCTCAAGATGGTCACGGGCCTGGAGGTGGGCTGGTCGCCGGTCTACGGCAAGCTCAACGTGTTCGCGGAGCGCGTCGCGCACTTCGACCTCTCGGTGATCGCCGGTGCCGACTGGATCTCCTACGAGGAGGTGCTGTCGGCCACGCAGGCGGAGGCGCTCGCGGTCTCGGGCGGCAAGCCCGGCACGAAGAGCACCTTCGGCGGCCACGTGGGGCTCGGCTTCCGCGTGTTCTTCGCCGAGTGGATCGCCGCCCGGCTGGAGTTCAAGGACTACATCTACTCGGTCCCGGTGCCCAACTGGCAGGAGGGCGGCGCTGCCCGGGACGACATCCAGAACCAGCTGTTCACCGAGATCGGGCTGTCGTTCTTCTTCCCGTTCCACAACCGGGCGGGGCACTAG
- a CDS encoding tetratricopeptide repeat protein produces the protein MTRALALGAVVVALAAGPARAADPRPQPKEADLGQKRQVAPDASLGGSLQAAKKAAEPGGPKLDFETFRKKVEVDISAKRREEIASLQQLIQLGGGSATETPQWYFRLAELLWEESQYFFFEANRRDDRIIEIGTSNPAEVGRLQEEKKGLDQQSRRLQEQAVALYKAIISRYPSYPRLDEVLYFLGENLSRRDRNDPDALKAYRALIQKFPSSRYVPDAWMAFGEYYFDRANKNDRNGNLRKALESYRKAAEYQESSVYGYALYKQGWVHYNLGNWSEALELFRGVIFFGEMPTSTVPADRKLALVKEARKDYVRTYSHVGSAEGAWDDFRRVGGQTGWWDMLKSLAGLYFDEGKDRDAVLVYHRMIQEKPLSVEAPFFQSRIVTSAGRMGRKDAAVAQAHVFVRMLRDIEASAEGKDPKNEKVLKEARRDAESTLRILAVQYHNEWKKTRDDPVAGFAAAVYKDYLDVFPGEPPAYEMRFFHAELLYALAEFEAAGAEYERVALQDIQALKAKPQAGQPAPKPGKFFKDALENAVFAYDLVAKKLDETEKRQPSDPKKKLPMAPQRQKLAEACQRYLEHQPRGEKWVEIAYKLANLHYRHNAFGEASDLFTRIALDHPQHELAGYSANLVLDAYNLLGDWRNVNGWAKRFYDNRALIAAHPQLKDDLSRVIEQSAFKVIEEKEKAQDFVGAAEQYLAFARDWPASRLAPTAYYNASVDYVRAHRLDRAMEIREQFLQRYPTHQLAPKSLYDNAEAYEAVADFGRAADHYERYFHAWRAASRREPPPAAKGKGKARGKAAAAVAEAPAGPPAVYEEKKANDAIVNAAVFRAGLREWAKAEAATRAYLDTWPNGPDARRMFRSLADLYGKQGQASRELRQLEEFQLKYARDPEDWMDAQQRIAAIQEKSGNGAAAQRTYQAGYAYWRRNRDKVKERGLGLVAQAMYLELEDDFTKYDKITLDVAPNYLKAQLQVKGRKLKQLEDAYGEVVKLKQAGPAICALYKIGLGYERFARALHAAPIPREIRGNKAFVEEYRAQLAQASEPLERKAVEGFELAANASRDYGVVNACARDASAQLAKAKPDQAAGAAAAEVVPPVPAPPVAEAPKGYGILAEIQPVQARPAAGTPRAAEAPLPALRLQPVGARSAAAEPADPRSGRGAAEPADARSGRADVEPQLPRRKKGGDEDEDLLP, from the coding sequence ATGACCCGTGCTCTCGCCCTCGGCGCCGTGGTGGTGGCGCTCGCGGCCGGTCCCGCGCGCGCCGCGGATCCGCGGCCGCAGCCCAAGGAGGCGGACCTCGGCCAGAAGCGCCAGGTCGCGCCCGACGCGTCGCTGGGTGGGAGCCTGCAGGCCGCCAAGAAGGCGGCCGAGCCGGGCGGCCCGAAGCTGGACTTCGAGACCTTCCGCAAGAAGGTCGAGGTGGACATCTCGGCCAAGCGCCGCGAGGAGATCGCCAGCCTCCAGCAGCTCATCCAGCTCGGCGGCGGGTCGGCCACCGAGACGCCGCAGTGGTACTTCCGGCTGGCCGAGCTGCTCTGGGAGGAGTCGCAGTACTTCTTCTTCGAGGCGAACCGCCGCGACGACCGCATCATCGAGATCGGCACCTCCAACCCGGCCGAGGTGGGCCGGCTCCAGGAGGAGAAGAAGGGGCTCGACCAGCAGTCGCGGCGCCTGCAGGAGCAGGCGGTGGCGCTCTACAAGGCCATCATCTCGCGGTACCCGAGCTACCCGCGCCTCGACGAGGTCCTCTACTTCCTCGGCGAGAACCTCTCCCGCCGCGACCGCAACGACCCCGACGCGCTGAAGGCGTACCGCGCGCTCATCCAGAAGTTCCCGAGCTCGCGCTACGTGCCCGACGCGTGGATGGCGTTCGGCGAGTACTACTTCGACCGGGCCAACAAGAACGACCGCAACGGCAACCTGCGCAAGGCGCTGGAGTCCTACCGCAAGGCCGCCGAGTACCAGGAGAGCTCGGTCTACGGCTACGCGCTCTACAAGCAGGGCTGGGTCCACTACAACCTCGGCAACTGGAGCGAGGCGCTGGAGCTGTTCCGCGGGGTGATCTTCTTCGGGGAGATGCCCACCAGCACGGTGCCCGCCGACCGCAAGCTCGCGCTGGTGAAGGAGGCGCGGAAGGACTACGTCCGCACCTACAGCCACGTCGGCTCGGCCGAGGGCGCGTGGGACGACTTCCGCCGCGTCGGCGGCCAGACCGGCTGGTGGGACATGCTGAAGTCCCTGGCCGGCCTGTACTTCGACGAGGGCAAGGATCGCGACGCGGTGCTGGTCTACCACCGCATGATCCAGGAGAAGCCGCTCTCGGTCGAGGCGCCGTTCTTCCAGTCGCGCATCGTCACCAGCGCCGGCCGGATGGGCCGCAAGGACGCGGCGGTGGCCCAGGCGCACGTGTTCGTGCGGATGCTGCGCGACATCGAGGCGTCGGCGGAGGGCAAGGACCCGAAGAACGAGAAGGTGCTGAAGGAGGCGCGGCGCGACGCCGAGTCCACCCTGCGCATCCTCGCGGTGCAGTACCACAACGAGTGGAAGAAGACGCGCGACGACCCGGTCGCCGGCTTCGCCGCCGCAGTCTACAAGGACTACCTCGACGTCTTCCCCGGCGAGCCGCCCGCCTACGAGATGCGGTTCTTCCACGCCGAGCTGCTCTACGCGCTGGCCGAGTTCGAGGCCGCCGGCGCGGAGTACGAGCGCGTGGCGCTCCAGGACATCCAGGCGCTCAAGGCGAAGCCGCAGGCCGGGCAGCCGGCGCCGAAGCCGGGCAAGTTCTTCAAGGACGCGCTCGAGAACGCGGTGTTCGCGTACGACCTGGTGGCGAAGAAGCTCGACGAGACCGAGAAGCGCCAGCCGTCGGACCCGAAGAAGAAGCTCCCGATGGCGCCGCAGCGGCAGAAGCTGGCCGAGGCCTGCCAGCGGTACCTCGAGCACCAGCCCAGGGGCGAGAAGTGGGTGGAGATCGCCTACAAGCTCGCGAACCTGCACTACCGCCACAACGCGTTCGGCGAGGCGAGCGACCTGTTCACGCGCATCGCGCTCGACCACCCGCAGCACGAGCTGGCCGGCTACTCCGCCAACCTGGTGCTGGACGCGTACAACCTGCTCGGCGACTGGCGCAACGTGAACGGCTGGGCGAAGCGGTTCTACGACAACCGCGCGCTCATCGCCGCGCACCCGCAGCTCAAGGACGACCTCTCCCGCGTCATCGAGCAGAGCGCGTTCAAGGTGATCGAGGAGAAGGAGAAGGCCCAGGACTTCGTGGGCGCGGCCGAGCAGTACCTCGCGTTCGCGCGCGACTGGCCGGCCTCCCGCCTCGCCCCCACCGCGTACTACAACGCGTCGGTGGACTACGTCCGCGCGCACCGGCTCGACCGCGCGATGGAGATCCGCGAGCAGTTCCTGCAGCGCTACCCGACCCACCAGCTCGCGCCGAAGTCGCTCTACGACAACGCCGAGGCCTACGAGGCGGTGGCGGACTTCGGGCGCGCCGCCGACCACTACGAGCGCTACTTCCACGCCTGGCGCGCCGCCAGCCGGCGCGAGCCGCCGCCCGCCGCGAAGGGCAAGGGCAAGGCGCGCGGCAAGGCCGCCGCCGCCGTGGCCGAGGCGCCGGCCGGGCCGCCCGCGGTGTACGAGGAGAAGAAGGCGAACGACGCCATCGTGAACGCGGCGGTGTTCCGCGCCGGCCTTCGCGAGTGGGCGAAGGCCGAGGCCGCCACCCGCGCCTACCTCGACACCTGGCCGAACGGGCCCGACGCGCGGCGCATGTTCCGCTCGCTCGCCGACCTGTACGGCAAGCAGGGCCAGGCCAGCCGCGAGCTGCGCCAGCTCGAGGAGTTCCAGCTGAAGTACGCCCGCGACCCGGAGGACTGGATGGACGCGCAGCAGCGCATCGCCGCCATCCAGGAGAAGTCCGGCAACGGCGCGGCCGCGCAGCGCACCTACCAGGCGGGCTACGCCTACTGGCGGCGGAACCGGGACAAGGTGAAGGAGCGCGGGCTCGGCCTGGTGGCGCAGGCGATGTACCTCGAGCTCGAGGACGACTTCACGAAGTACGACAAGATCACGCTCGACGTGGCGCCGAACTACCTGAAGGCGCAGCTGCAGGTGAAGGGGCGCAAGCTGAAGCAGCTCGAGGACGCCTACGGCGAGGTCGTGAAGCTGAAGCAGGCCGGGCCCGCCATCTGCGCGCTCTACAAGATCGGCCTCGGCTACGAGCGCTTCGCCCGCGCCCTGCACGCCGCGCCCATCCCGCGCGAGATCCGCGGCAACAAGGCGTTCGTGGAGGAGTACCGGGCCCAGCTCGCGCAGGCGTCCGAGCCGCTGGAGCGCAAGGCGGTGGAGGGCTTCGAGCTCGCCGCGAACGCCTCGCGCGACTACGGCGTGGTGAACGCGTGCGCCCGCGACGCGTCGGCCCAGCTCGCGAAGGCGAAGCCGGACCAGGCCGCCGGCGCCGCGGCGGCCGAGGTCGTCCCGCCGGTCCCGGCGCCCCCGGTCGCCGAGGCGCCGAAGGGCTACGGCATCCTGGCCGAGATCCAGCCCGTGCAGGCGCGCCCCGCGGCCGGCACGCCGCGCGCCGCCGAGGCGCCGCTGCCCGCGCTCCGCCTGCAGCCGGTGGGCGCGCGCAGCGCCGCCGCGGAGCCCGCCGATCCGCGCTCCGGGCGCGGCGCCGCCGAGCCCGCCGACGCCCGCTCCGGCCGCGCCGACGTCGAGCCGCAGCTCCCCCGCCGCAAGAAGGGCGGCGACGAGGACGAGGACCTCCTGCCGTGA
- the cglF gene encoding adventurous gliding motility protein CglF, whose amino-acid sequence MRMLLLTLVLGLPLAASAQSKGQGTAQQPQGKVEYEKKTVINFEDDTIEGDLKRPDGEYVESRQKVDHSNLIKIREDWRDKVMQASGDL is encoded by the coding sequence ATGCGAATGCTTCTGCTCACGCTGGTGCTCGGCCTTCCGCTCGCGGCATCCGCCCAGTCGAAGGGCCAGGGGACGGCCCAGCAGCCTCAGGGCAAGGTCGAGTACGAGAAGAAGACGGTGATCAACTTCGAGGACGACACCATCGAGGGCGACCTGAAGCGGCCCGACGGCGAGTACGTGGAGTCGCGCCAGAAGGTGGACCACTCCAACCTCATCAAGATCCGCGAGGACTGGCGCGACAAGGTGATGCAGGCATCCGGCGACCTGTAG
- a CDS encoding outer membrane beta-barrel domain-containing protein, with protein MRTDDLPPPKPATPPPSQGAAKAEPAPVLPFSEKDVALGDKVKAVQRKGFMKRGRFEIAPMFSATVNDAFYQKLGVGLRLAYSVHDSFAIAVRGACYREDWGCGTSLRTDNVREGKLAFQSQLLTSDLYGQAMLAGVWSPIYGKAAFLNQSIIHFDLFLTAGFGAVWTATSVAPRNEGPHLATDLGGGVRFYPREWMAFELGLLATLYPDQPVASVPSTLQKVFTANVGFSFFFPTTFEYVHP; from the coding sequence GTGCGCACGGATGACCTTCCGCCGCCCAAGCCGGCCACGCCACCGCCCTCGCAGGGCGCGGCGAAGGCCGAGCCGGCGCCGGTGCTGCCCTTCTCCGAGAAGGACGTGGCGCTCGGCGACAAGGTGAAGGCCGTCCAGCGCAAGGGGTTCATGAAGCGCGGGCGCTTCGAGATCGCGCCGATGTTCTCGGCCACGGTGAACGACGCGTTCTACCAGAAGCTCGGCGTCGGCCTGCGGCTCGCGTACAGCGTGCACGACTCCTTCGCCATCGCGGTGCGCGGCGCCTGCTACCGCGAGGACTGGGGCTGCGGCACCTCGCTGCGCACCGACAACGTGCGCGAGGGCAAGCTCGCCTTCCAGAGCCAGCTCCTCACCTCCGATCTGTACGGGCAGGCGATGCTGGCCGGGGTGTGGTCGCCGATCTACGGCAAGGCGGCCTTCCTCAACCAGAGCATCATCCACTTCGACCTGTTCCTCACCGCCGGGTTCGGCGCGGTGTGGACCGCGACCAGCGTCGCGCCGCGCAACGAGGGGCCGCACCTGGCCACCGACCTCGGCGGCGGCGTCCGCTTCTACCCGCGGGAGTGGATGGCGTTCGAGCTCGGCCTGCTCGCGACGCTCTACCCCGACCAGCCCGTCGCCTCGGTCCCGAGCACGCTGCAGAAGGTGTTCACCGCGAACGTGGGCTTCTCGTTCTTCTTCCCGACGACGTTCGAGTACGTCCACCCATGA
- the cglC gene encoding adventurous gliding motility lipoprotein CglC: MRPQVIRLIAALASVAALSACQNPNVGERCKLSWGSGDPPSPQTASGDYFESGNIGCEDLICIVSPAPAGSKYGGCSGDSCGYCSKPCVSDQDCYKSETGLVCDQVVLDPAFLASLDETTRQRYLGETQYSSYCVVPRQ, translated from the coding sequence ATGCGTCCCCAGGTCATCCGATTGATCGCCGCGCTCGCCTCCGTCGCCGCGCTCAGCGCCTGCCAGAACCCGAACGTCGGAGAGCGCTGCAAGCTCTCGTGGGGGAGCGGCGACCCGCCCAGCCCGCAGACCGCGTCCGGCGACTACTTCGAGTCCGGCAACATCGGCTGCGAGGATCTCATCTGCATCGTCTCGCCGGCCCCCGCGGGCTCCAAGTACGGCGGCTGCTCCGGCGACTCGTGCGGATACTGCTCGAAGCCGTGCGTCTCCGACCAGGACTGCTACAAGTCCGAGACCGGCCTGGTCTGCGACCAGGTGGTGCTCGACCCGGCGTTCCTGGCCAGCCTCGACGAGACGACCCGCCAGCGCTACCTGGGCGAGACGCAGTACTCGTCCTACTGCGTCGTCCCGCGGCAGTGA